The Ralstonia sp. RRA DNA segment GGCCGATCTCTTCCAGCACCTCCCAGAACAGGCATTCCAGGCGCACGCTGGTCGCCACGCCGTGCAGGCGCAGCGAGCGGGCCAGGGTGTCGTACGAGTGGGGGTTGGCGCGGATGAAGATTTCGCACATATCGGGTCTCCGGGGGGAGCGCCCGGCGCGCGGGCGGCCCGATCAGTGTAGAACCCGCGTCCCCAGGACTTCAAGAAACTGCGCCAGCCACGCAGGATGCGCCGGCCATGCGGGCGCCGTGACCAGTTTGCCGTCGGTATGGGCCTGGTCGACGGGGATGTCCTGGAATGTGCCGCCTGCCGCTGTGACTTCCGGGCCACATGCTGGATACGCCGAACACGCCTTGCCCTCCAGCACCCCCGCCGCCGACAGCAACTGCGCGCCGTGGCAGATGGCCGCGATGGGCTTATCGGCGCGGGCAAAGTGCCGCACGATGTCGAGCACACGGGCGTTCAGGCGCAGGTATTCGGGGGCGCGGCCGCCGGGTACGACGAGCGCGTCATACGCCGCAGGGTCGACATCGGCAAAGGCGGCGTTGAGGGTGAAACGATGGCCGGGCTTTTCGGAGTACGTCTGCGCGCCCTCGAAGTCGTGCACGGCGGTGGCAACGGAGTCGCCAGCCTTCTTGTCCGGGCAGACCGCATGCACCGTGTGGCCGACCATCTGCAGGGCCTGGAAGGGCACCATCACCTCGTAGTCTTCGACATAGTCGCCCACCAGCATCAGAATCTTCTTCGCCACGGTTGTCTCCTGTATGGTTGCGGTCTGCCCATTGTGGTGACGCGCCGCCTGCCGTGGGTGGTAGCCGGCTACTACACACGACAGGCACATCGCGCAAATCGTCTTTTCCCATTTCTGTCATGACCAACGTTCCTCACCATCAGGCGGCTTTGCTGACGCCGTCGTCCGTGCCTGCGTCCACCGAGCTGGGCGACGTGACGCGCTATCTGCGCGAGCGCATCCGCACCGTGCCGGACTGGCCGCAGCCGGGGGTGATGTTCCGCGATATCACGCCGCTGCTGCAGGACCCGAAAAGCCTGCGCGTGCTGGTGGACGTGTTTATCCATCGCTACATGGGGCAGGGGTTGAACCTGGTGGCGGGTATCGATGCGCGCGGGTTCATCCTCGGCTCGATCGTGGCGTATGAACTGAACCTGGGCTTCGTGCCGATCCGCAAAAAGGGCAAGCTGCCGTTCACCACGGTGGCGGAGGAGTACCAGCTCGAATATGGCAGCGCGACAGTGGAAATCCATTCCGATGCCTGCAAGCCCGGCGACCGTGTCTTGCTGATCGACGACCTGATCGCCACCGGCGGCACCATGATGGCGGGCAAGCGCTTGCTGGAGCGCCTGGGTGCGACGGTGGTGGAGGGCGCGGCGATTGTCGACCTGCCGGAACTGGGCGGCTCGCGCTTGCTGATCGAGGGCGGTCTGCCGCTCTTTACCGTGTGCAATTTTGCGGGCCATTGAGCTCGCGCGGATTGTTCGATTGACAGTAGAGGAGACAAACCGATGCCCCATGTGCTGCTGTTTCTGCTGACCTCCATCGCCATCACGGTGATGCCCGGGCCGGACAACCTGCAGGTGATCGCGCGTGGCGCGAGCCAGGGCCGCAAGGCTGGGCTGGCAGCGGCGGCAGGGTTTGCTTCGGGTTGCCTGTTCCACACGACGCTGGCGGCG contains these protein-coding regions:
- a CDS encoding DJ-1/PfpI family protein, with the translated sequence MAKKILMLVGDYVEDYEVMVPFQALQMVGHTVHAVCPDKKAGDSVATAVHDFEGAQTYSEKPGHRFTLNAAFADVDPAAYDALVVPGGRAPEYLRLNARVLDIVRHFARADKPIAAICHGAQLLSAAGVLEGKACSAYPACGPEVTAAGGTFQDIPVDQAHTDGKLVTAPAWPAHPAWLAQFLEVLGTRVLH
- a CDS encoding adenine phosphoribosyltransferase — translated: MTNVPHHQAALLTPSSVPASTELGDVTRYLRERIRTVPDWPQPGVMFRDITPLLQDPKSLRVLVDVFIHRYMGQGLNLVAGIDARGFILGSIVAYELNLGFVPIRKKGKLPFTTVAEEYQLEYGSATVEIHSDACKPGDRVLLIDDLIATGGTMMAGKRLLERLGATVVEGAAIVDLPELGGSRLLIEGGLPLFTVCNFAGH